The Nitrobacter hamburgensis X14 genome contains the following window.
GATTCATCACTTTACCCTGGTCGAACATACAGATGACGGTCGCTCGCTGTTCGAGGCCGAGTGCGGCAAGGGAACCTATGTGCGGGCGCTGGCTCGCGATATCGGCCGGATTCTCGGCTGTTACGGCCATATCAGCGCGCTGCGGCGGACGCTGGTCGGCCCGTTCGACGAAGCCGACATGATTCCGCTGGAAGAACTGGAGGCTTTGTGCAATAGAGCGGCATCCGGCGAGGGAAGCCTCGCCGACGCGCTTTTGCCCGTTGAGACCGCGCTGGACGACATCCCGGCGCTGGCCGTCACTCGGGCTGATGCGGCAAGGCTCCATCGGGGCCAGGCCGTCTTGTTGCGCGGACGGGATGCGCCCCAGAGTAGCGGCACTGTCTATGTCACGGTGGCGGGCCGTTTGCTGGCTCTCGCCGAACTAGGGCACGGCGAACTCATCCCCAAGCGCGTGTTCAACCTGACCGGGCTGACAGCCAGTTCCGGCCGCAACGAAAGAGCTTGACGATGTCGATTACCGCCGAACGCAAAGCGGAAGTCATTAAAACCAATGCCCGCAAGTCGGGTGATACCGGTTCGCCGGAGGTTCAGGTCGCGATCCTGTCGGAACGCATCGTCAACCTCACGAACCATTTCAAGAGCCATGGCAAGGACAACCATTCGCGCCGTGGTCTTTTGAAGCTCGTCTCCACGCGTCGTTCCCTTCTCGATTACGTCAAGAAGAAGGACGAGGCGCGTTACCGGGCTCTGCTCGAAAAGCACAACATCCGCCGCTGAGCAAAGTCCGCGCGCATCTCTGCGCGCTGTAATGCGTGGACGTCAATGTCCGCGCCATATGTGATCTGCAAAAAGCGAAATCCGGTTTTCGCAAACAGATCATGCCCAAAGGAGAGCGTGTCCAGCAGCAATCCGGCGGCTGGGCGATGACGGGTCAAATGCCCGTACCATCGGAAGGATGGACGCCATTCAAGACGTGAAAACCATGGCAGGATCGCCGGACGCCGACGCCGCAACCATCGTTGTGGCCAGCGTCCGGCAATCTTGCGCATGGTTTTTGCGTCTGGCGTCCGTGCTTTTGTGAACCCCAGAAAGACAACAACAAGATGTTCAACAAGCATTCAGTCGAGATCGACTGGGGCGGGCGTCCGCTCAAACTCGAAACCGGCAAGATCGCCCGCCAGGCCGACGGCGCCGTGGTGGCTACCTACGGCGAGACCGTCGTGCTCGCCACCGTCGTCGCCGCCAAGACGCCGCGCGAAGGCGTCGATTTCCTGCCGCTCACCGTCGATTATCAGGAGAAGACCTACGCAGCGGGCCGCATTCCCGGCGGCTATTTCAAGCGCGAAGGCCGCCCGAGCGAGAAGGAGACGCTGGTCTCCCGCCTGATCGACCGCCCGGTCCGTCCGCTGTTCGCCGACGGCTGGCGCAATGAGACCCAGGTGATCGTCACCGTGCTCTCGCACGACATGGAGAACGATCCCGATGTGCTGGCGATGGTGGCCGCCTCCGCGGCGCTGACGCTGTCCGGCGCACCGTTCAGGGGCCCGATCGGCGCCGCCCGCGTCGGCTTCATGAACGACGAATACGTGCTCAACCCGACGCTCGACGAAATGGTCGACACCCAGCTCGAGCTGGTGGTCGCCGGCACCGCGGACGCCGTTCTGATGGTCGAATCGGAAGCCAAGGAGCTGAGCGAGGACATCATGCTCGGCGCCGTGATGTTCGGCCACCGTCACTTCCAGCCGGTCATCAACGCGATCATCGAGCTCGCCGAGAAGGCCGCGAAGGAGCCGCGCGAAGTCAGCCAGGCCGACGACAGCGCGCTCGAAAAGGAGATGCTCGGCCTGATCGAAGGCGAGCTGCGCCCGGCCTACGCCATCGCCGACAAGCAGCAGCGCCAGAATGCCGTTGCCGCGGCCAAGGCCAAGGTCATCGCGCATTACTTCCCGGAAGGCCAGGAGCCGAAATACGACAAGCTCCGCATCGCCGCCGTATTCAAGCACCTCGAGGCCAAGATCGTCCGCTGGAACATTCTCGATACCGGCAAGCGCATCGACGGCCGCGACGCCAAGACCGTGCGCAACATCCTCGCCGAAGTCGGCGTGCTGCCGCGCGCCCACGGCTCGGCGCTGTTCACCCGCGGCGAGACCCAGGCGATGGTCGTGACCACGCTCGGCACCGGCGAGGACGAGCAATACATCGATGCGTTGTCGGGAACGTACAAGGAGACGTTCCTGCTGCACTATAACTTCCCGCCCTACTCGGTCGGCGAGACCGGCCGCCTCGGCAGCACCAAGCGCCGCGAGATCGGCCACGGCAAGCTGGCGTGGCGCGCGATCCATCCGGTACTGCCGCCGCACCACGAGTTTCCCTACACCATCCGCGTGGTTTCGGAGATCACCGAATCCAACGGCTCGTCGTCGATGGCCTCGGTCTGCGGCGCCTCGCTGTCGCTGATGGATGCGGGCGTTCCCTTGAAGCGGCCGACGGCGGGCATCGCCATGGGCCTCATTCTCGAAGGCAGCCGCTATGCGGTGCTGTCCGACATTCTCGGCGACGAGGACCATCTCGGCGACATGGACTTCAAGGTGGCGGGCACCGAGGTCGGCATCAGCTCGCTGCAGATGGACATCAAGATCGCGGGGATCACCGAGGAGATCATGAAGGTCGCGCTCGCCCAGGCCAGGGAGGGGCGCATCCACATCCTCGGCGAAATGGCCAAAGCCCTGACCAACGCCCGCGCCGAGCTTGGCGAATACGCGCCGCGTATCGAAACCTTCAAGATCCCGACCGACAAGATCCGCGAAGTGATCGGCACCGGCGGCAAGGTGATCCGCGAGATCGTCGAGAAGACCGGCGCCAAGATCAACATCGAGGACGACGGTACCGTGAAGGTGGCGTCGAACGACGGCGAGGCGATGAAGGCCGCGATCAAGTGGATCAAGTCGATCGCCTCCGATCCGGAGGTCGGCCAGATCTATGAGGGCACCGTGGTCAAGGTGATGGAGTTCGGCGCTTTCGTGAACTTCTTCGGCGCCAAGGACGGCCTCGTCCACATCAGCCAGCTCGCCGCCAACCGCGTGCAGAAGAGCTCCGACATCGTCAAGGAAGGCGACAAGGTCAAGGTCAAGCTGCTCGGCTTCGACGATCGCGGCAAGACGCGGCTGTCGATGAAGGCGGTCGATCAGCAGACCGGCGAGGACCTCGAGGCAGCCGGGCACAAGGCAGAAAAAGCCGACGCGCCGCGCGAGGCTGCGGGCGAGTAATTGCTGCGAAATGGTGAATTGCAAAAGGGCGGCTTTCGAGCCGCCCTTTTTGTTTCCAGCACTTCGATTCGCAACTGGATCGCCCGCCAACGGGTCCGGCTTCGCCGGCCCGATGACAGGCCCCAGCGGGCGATCCAGTATTCGCAAGCATTTACAGCGAAGCCGCAGCGTCCTGGATACTTCGCTTTCGCGGAGTATGACGTCCGTGTCTTGCTATGTTTTCGTACATCCCTTCACCACCTCGCCGAGCGCCGCGAAATCGGCCTTGCGCGGCGAGGTTCTGCGAAACGCCAGCCCGATGCTGCGTCCGGGCTGCGGTTCTTCCAGCCGCAAGACCTTGATGCGATCGTCGCGCGCCTCGACATCGGCGGCGATCTGCGGGATCAGCGTCACGCCGTAGCCGCCGGCCACCATCTGCATCACGGTGGCGAGGCTGGATGCGCCGAACGTCATGCCGGTGCTGCCCGGCGCCGGTGTCCGCGGGATCGTGGCGCAGAAGGCCAAAGCCTGGTCGCGCAAGCAGTGGCCGTCCTCGAGCAGGATCAGGCGCGACTGATCGATGTCGCGCGCCGCCACCCGGCGTTCGCAGGGCCGCGGATCGCTCGCCGGGACCGCCAGCAGGAACAGATCGTCGAACAGCTCCATGGTGTCGATGTCGGGCTCGCCGAGCGGCAGCGCCAGCATCGCGGCATCGAGCGCGCCGCCCTTGACCTCCTCGACCAGCAGCCGGGTCTGCGTCTCGCGCAATTCCAGTTGTAAATCTGGGAACTGCGATTGCAGCGCCGGCAGCATGCGCGGCAGCAGGTACGGCGCGAGCGAAGGGATAATGCCGAGGGTCAGCCGTCCCGTCAGCGGTCTGGACCGATGGCGGGCGAAATCGGCGAGATCGCGCGCCGACGCCAGCACATCTTCGGCGCGGCGGGAAATCTCCCGGCCGATTTCGGTCAGCATCACCTCGCCCGGCCTCCGCTCCACCAGGGTGACGCCGAGGAATTGCTCCAGCTCCCGAATCTGCATCGACAGCGCCGGCTGGGAGATGGCGCAGGCCTCCGCGGCGCGTCCGAAATGGCCGTGGCGGGCGAGCGCGGCGAGGTAGCGGAGCTGTTTGAGCGT
Protein-coding sequences here:
- the rpsO gene encoding 30S ribosomal protein S15; protein product: MSITAERKAEVIKTNARKSGDTGSPEVQVAILSERIVNLTNHFKSHGKDNHSRRGLLKLVSTRRSLLDYVKKKDEARYRALLEKHNIRR
- the pnp gene encoding polyribonucleotide nucleotidyltransferase; protein product: MFNKHSVEIDWGGRPLKLETGKIARQADGAVVATYGETVVLATVVAAKTPREGVDFLPLTVDYQEKTYAAGRIPGGYFKREGRPSEKETLVSRLIDRPVRPLFADGWRNETQVIVTVLSHDMENDPDVLAMVAASAALTLSGAPFRGPIGAARVGFMNDEYVLNPTLDEMVDTQLELVVAGTADAVLMVESEAKELSEDIMLGAVMFGHRHFQPVINAIIELAEKAAKEPREVSQADDSALEKEMLGLIEGELRPAYAIADKQQRQNAVAAAKAKVIAHYFPEGQEPKYDKLRIAAVFKHLEAKIVRWNILDTGKRIDGRDAKTVRNILAEVGVLPRAHGSALFTRGETQAMVVTTLGTGEDEQYIDALSGTYKETFLLHYNFPPYSVGETGRLGSTKRREIGHGKLAWRAIHPVLPPHHEFPYTIRVVSEITESNGSSSMASVCGASLSLMDAGVPLKRPTAGIAMGLILEGSRYAVLSDILGDEDHLGDMDFKVAGTEVGISSLQMDIKIAGITEEIMKVALAQAREGRIHILGEMAKALTNARAELGEYAPRIETFKIPTDKIREVIGTGGKVIREIVEKTGAKINIEDDGTVKVASNDGEAMKAAIKWIKSIASDPEVGQIYEGTVVKVMEFGAFVNFFGAKDGLVHISQLAANRVQKSSDIVKEGDKVKVKLLGFDDRGKTRLSMKAVDQQTGEDLEAAGHKAEKADAPREAAGE
- a CDS encoding LysR substrate-binding domain-containing protein → MVTLKQLRYLAALARHGHFGRAAEACAISQPALSMQIRELEQFLGVTLVERRPGEVMLTEIGREISRRAEDVLASARDLADFARHRSRPLTGRLTLGIIPSLAPYLLPRMLPALQSQFPDLQLELRETQTRLLVEEVKGGALDAAMLALPLGEPDIDTMELFDDLFLLAVPASDPRPCERRVAARDIDQSRLILLEDGHCLRDQALAFCATIPRTPAPGSTGMTFGASSLATVMQMVAGGYGVTLIPQIAADVEARDDRIKVLRLEEPQPGRSIGLAFRRTSPRKADFAALGEVVKGCTKT